CTCGCAGCAAAGCCGGCTTCACCCGCCTGCGCCGGAGGCAGATTGTCTCCAATGTCCTGCCACGTCGTTCCATCCGTCGTCCGCAGCATCGGAAAACGTCCGGCAACGGAATCGCTGTACGCCAGGCCGCGCTGTGGCGTCCAGAATGCAAAGCAGTCATAGAACGCGTCAGCGATCGTATTCTCGAATTGCAGCGTCCACGTCTGACCGCCATCCACCGTTTTGTAGATCCGCGAATCCGCACCGCTCCCGGCCGACATCAGGTATGCCACCTTCGCCGAAACCCCTTCCACATCTCGGAACTGCAACGCTTCGGCTCCCGGCACCACGCCCGCTCGCCATGTATTGCCGCCATCGGTCGTCACGGCGAAACTTCCGCCCACACCGCTCACCCAAACCACATTCGGATTTACCACGCTCACAGCTTGTAGTCGATTAGTTGTGCCGCTTTGTTGAGGCGTTAACGTTGGTTGCAGAGCAAAGCTCAGCGTACTGGTGACAGCGAAAAGAAGGAGTACTGCGATTCGAAAGACTCTCATTCGGAACACCTCTTTGTGGCTGGGTTTCACAACGTAGGGCACGAAGTATAGGCGGTTCCCGCACCTCACGTCAAAACGATGAACTCCCCATCACAGACACCATCCGTGACAATCGGTAAACTCCTCACCCGGGAAGACCATGCCTACTCCCTGGATTACCCGCACCTTCAACTTTTCCACCCCAATCGATCTCTACCCCGGCGTTCTCGCGCGCTATCGAGGCACCCCCGCCCGCCTGGAAGACGCGGTCCACGCCCTCTCCCGTGACGCGTTGATCTTCAAGCCCGACGGCAAATGGTCCATCCAGGAAAACGCCGGACACCTTCTCGACGAAGAAGCGCTTTTCTCTACCCGGCTACAGGAATTTCTTCGTGGTTCCGACACCCTCACGCCCGCTCCCTATCTTCATCGGGAACTCACGCACAACAACAACAACGACATCCACCACATCCTCCGCGACTTCCGCCAAGCCCGCGAACTCCAGGTCTGCCGTCTCGAAAGCCTTTCACCGGATGACTTCGCTCGTACCGCCTACCACGCCCGACTCAATGTCCGCATGCGCCTGCTCGACCACCTAATCTTCATCGCCGAACACGACGACCACCACCTCGCCCGCATCTGGGAAATCCGTTGTCGCTAACCGGCAATCGCCTTCCACCTTCTAGCCGTATCCTCGTCTGCCGGAAACGACGACTCAATCCTTATCTCTTCCAGCGTCACGTCATGCGGCGCACCGAAGGTCGTCCACGTCGAAAAGAACTTCAAGTCCACGTCGCCCTTTCGAAACACAAATGTCAGCATCGGTGACGACGGCATCTCCAGTTCCCGTTTCCCCCACTGTTCCTTCACGTCCGGATACTTCATCACTTCCGCCAGCAACTGCTGCGAACCCTTGTCCGTCGGATCCCAGTCCACCTGCTGATGCAGTCTCTGGACCATGTCCGCCGCGACCTCCTCCCAGTTCGCGATAAACGGACGCAGCATCTCCTCGCTGAATATCTGTCGCACCACATTCGGATCCTTCGGCGCCCCTCCAATCAGAAATCCCAGCAGTTTCTTCGCGCCCTCGTTCACCTGCAGCAGGTTCCAGTGCCGATCCAGCACAATCGCCGGATACGGTTCCTGCTGCTTCAGAATGAAATCCACCGCCTGCCTTGCCAATTGCATCTCCGGCGCGGTTAATCCCGTTTCGCGATACATCGGCGCATACCCTGCCGCAAGGAACAACGCATTTCGCTCTCGCAGCGGGATAGCCAATGCGTCCGCCAATCGGATCAGCATCTCCCGGCTCGGCTGCGCTTTTCCCGCTTCCAGGTAGCTCAAGTGACGCGACGAAATCTCCGCCTCCAACGACAAATCCAGTTGGCTCATTCGCCTTGACGCGCGCCACTGTCGCAGCAGTTGGCCGAACCTGCTCGTAGGCGCACTTAGCGCCTCTTTCACCATTGGCATGCAACACCCACCACGTGAAACTGAACCATATTACCTGTCAGGTAATTGCGACGCGCGTCACGCCGCCCCTACGATCACGAAACATTTCCTTTCGGGGTGAACCACATGTCCGTCGACCGCCGCGAATTTATCCAGCTTTGCGCTGGCGCAACCGCACTCACACTCTTGTCGGGATGCAAAACGAAAACGCTCGCACCCAAACACTCGACTTCACCGCAACCTGTCACAAGCACCGAATTCACCGCACTCCGCCGCATGGCCGACACTCCTTTCGGACGCATCGCATATGTCGACCGCGGTTCCGGCGACGCCGCTCTCTTCCTCCACGGCTTCCCTCTCAACAGCTTCCAGTGGCGCGACGTCATCGCTCGCCTGACTTCTGATCGGCGCTGTATCGCCCCTGACTTCCTCGGCCTTGGCTACACCGAAGTCAAAGCCGGACAATCCGTCGGCCCGCTGGCGCAGGTTGCGATGATCATCCACCTGCTCGACTCGCTCTCCATCTCCTCCGTCGACCTCATCGCCAACGACAGCGGAGGCGCCGTCGCCCAACTAATCGCCACCCGTCACCCCAACCGCATCCGGACTATGTTGCTCACCAACTGCGACGTCGAGCCCGACAGCCCTCCCGCTGCCGTTCTTCCCGTCATCGATCTCGCCCGGCAAGGCAAATTTGCAGACGCATGGCTCGCCCCCTGGGTCGTCGACAAGAACCTCGCGCGTTCCCCCAAAGGACTCGGTGGCCTCACCTACACCCATCCCGACCGCCTCACCGACGCCACCATCGATTACTATCTGGCGCCGCTCGTCAGTTCGCCCCAGCGAAAGTCGCTCACCAATGCCTACGCCGTTGGCCTCTCACCCAACCCACTCGCCGGCATCGAATCCGACCTCAAGCGCTGCACCATTCCCACTCGCATCGTCTGGGGCACCGGCGATGACATTTTTTCTCAATCCAGCCCCGACTACTTGCACAAACTGCTACCCGCGTCTCGAGGAATCCGTCGCGTTGCTGGCGCCAAGCTATTCTTCCCCGAAGAGTTCCCGGACCTTATCGCCGACGAAGCCCGCCAGCTTTGGCGTTCATAACAAAAAAATGTTTGTTCGTGTCGATTTGAATCCGTCCCATTCGACATACAATCGAAAACCTTTTACAGGAGCGGACAACCATGAGGTTCATGATTATGGTGAAAGCCAACCAGCAGACCGAGGCCAATGCCATCCCGAGCGAG
This region of Terriglobales bacterium genomic DNA includes:
- a CDS encoding DinB family protein, producing the protein MPTPWITRTFNFSTPIDLYPGVLARYRGTPARLEDAVHALSRDALIFKPDGKWSIQENAGHLLDEEALFSTRLQEFLRGSDTLTPAPYLHRELTHNNNNDIHHILRDFRQARELQVCRLESLSPDDFARTAYHARLNVRMRLLDHLIFIAEHDDHHLARIWEIRCR
- a CDS encoding helix-turn-helix transcriptional regulator gives rise to the protein MPMVKEALSAPTSRFGQLLRQWRASRRMSQLDLSLEAEISSRHLSYLEAGKAQPSREMLIRLADALAIPLRERNALFLAAGYAPMYRETGLTAPEMQLARQAVDFILKQQEPYPAIVLDRHWNLLQVNEGAKKLLGFLIGGAPKDPNVVRQIFSEEMLRPFIANWEEVAADMVQRLHQQVDWDPTDKGSQQLLAEVMKYPDVKEQWGKRELEMPSSPMLTFVFRKGDVDLKFFSTWTTFGAPHDVTLEEIRIESSFPADEDTARRWKAIAG
- a CDS encoding alpha/beta hydrolase: MSVDRREFIQLCAGATALTLLSGCKTKTLAPKHSTSPQPVTSTEFTALRRMADTPFGRIAYVDRGSGDAALFLHGFPLNSFQWRDVIARLTSDRRCIAPDFLGLGYTEVKAGQSVGPLAQVAMIIHLLDSLSISSVDLIANDSGGAVAQLIATRHPNRIRTMLLTNCDVEPDSPPAAVLPVIDLARQGKFADAWLAPWVVDKNLARSPKGLGGLTYTHPDRLTDATIDYYLAPLVSSPQRKSLTNAYAVGLSPNPLAGIESDLKRCTIPTRIVWGTGDDIFSQSSPDYLHKLLPASRGIRRVAGAKLFFPEEFPDLIADEARQLWRS